ACTGGCACCTGCTTGTTTACGACATCGGAAACTATCAGTGGGAGCATTACAACTCAAAAAAGGAGAAAGATGTTCAAAGAATGCAAGAAAAATGGCCACCTATTGTAAACCACACGTTGATAAATGGATGGTGAAACATGATCAAGAAAGAAGCACTGACTTAAACATTGAGCAAATGCAGGTACCTGAAGGGAGCACATCCATATTTCCTTCTCAATACATGTTATTGGATAAAGCAAAGTTGCAAGCCATTGCTCCTGAAATCTGAGCATATGATTCCAAGAGATGAAATGATAAAAAAGATGCAGCGGTGGAGATACAGAATAGCGTGCAAGAATCTAGATGATGAGAAAGATGGATTAAGTTGGAGTgaaacaactaatgaagaatatcTTAACAATAAACTGATTAAAGAAGGTTGCAAAGACTGAAATGATTAAACCTTAGCTTCTCTAATGTCATATATAATCTGATATGTTTACTCTTTTAACTATAGTATTTTGGACAGTAAATTACTTCTTACTGCAACAGAAAACTTTTCTAAAATATGGTATTTTGGAAAGTAGATTAGCTTGTAATGTAATTGATACTCTAATATGTTTTATATGTTCATCTATAATATTTTGGGTAGTGTATAATATCAATGTTCTGTCTTATCTTTTGTCttgttgtcttattttcttatgaattttGTAGCATGAATGTTCCttctttgatatttttttgaacttcattccagaaatgaagtctatAAAAACTTCTACAGTCCATGTcatagaatggacttcatttatggaatgaagtcTATAAAACCTTCTACAGTTCATACCATAGAATGAACTtcttttctggaatgaagtctagaaaacttCTACAGTCCATGTCATAGAATGGACTTCGTTTCTGAAATGAAGTCTAGGAAAACTTGTACAGTGCATACCATATAATGgacttcatttatggaatgaagtcTATAAAAACTTCTACAGTTCATACCATAGAATGAAGtccatttctggaatgaagtctaggAAAACTTGTACAGTCCATAccatagaatggacttcatttctggaatgaagtctagaaaaaacTTGTACAGTTCATGccatagaatggacttcatttctggaatgaaatcTAGAAAAGTTCTACAGTTCATACCATAGAATAGAAGTtcataaaacataataaaaaaaagCTACAACCAGTACATAATGAAGTCTGAAAAAACTACAACCAATACATAATCAAAAGTAATAGAAGttcagaaaacataaaaaaaacataaactagAAATAAAAGTTCAGGCATACTACTGCAACATTAATACACGACAAGTAGCTTTGTTGTCGTTCCCAATCTTCTTGCAATTTGAGCACTTCATAGGCCTACTCTCCTTCTCATAGGCACTGCGAATACGCTTCTTTGGTGGTCTTCCTGAAGGTGGCCTTGGAATACCAGGAAGGACTCTCTTCAGGTTCATACGCTTCTGGCCTGTCATAGTTGGGAATGGGTCGAATTGCAGGATCATATGAATTGCGAAAGTGGTTTGAACCAAAGTAAGGCTGAATAAACCTCAATATCTCAGTACCATTCATAGTAATAGCAGCATTGGCGTGAGCACAGGGGAAACCAAACACTTTCCATCTCTGGTAAGTGCACGTCATTTGCATCAGATCAACAACATAAGATCTGGGAGAGTGAACCTCATATATACCATTACCTGACTCGGTAACATTCCATGGACGACCTATATCGACATGTGACTTGAGTAAAGCTTTGTATATGGGAGTCAAACTATCCTGATAAGTTCTACCAAGCTCACGCCTTTCTGAACTCATCCTCATAATCTTTATCCCGAGCTTATCAACAAGAGCAGCTGGGGGCAGATCCCTTTCATGATGAATCTAGTTACTGAACGACTCTGCAATACTTGATGAGTGAGTGCCATACCTACATCCTACGAAGAAAGCATTTTCCCAGTGCTTGGGATCGATATTTCTGATGAACTTTTCAACCCAACCACATCCAATAGTGCACATCTCATTCAAAGCAGACTCATATTTGGAAACACTGTAGCAGCATGCATCTTTATGGAACAAATCCAGAACTTGTTTATACTTCTCATGTCCTTTCTTGATTGGAaggttattcttcaaatgataaaAACAGAAACTATGATAAGAGTTGGGAAAATACTTAGGAATACTTTGCTTCAGCCCTTCATGACGATCAGTGATAAAGATGATAGGACGAGGGTCGACACAATGCTGCAAGTTTTCCATGAACCACTCCCAACCTTCAATGTCTTCAGAAGGAACTAAAACGAACGCAAAAGGAAAGAAACCTacagaaatgaaagaaaaaaatagaactaAAAAGTGTCAGTTCATTAAGAAAATCAATGCATacaaaaacttaataaaaaatgaagggttcattcttaaaatgaaagaccttcttcttaacaaaataacaaacTAACAGATAATCAAGCAACATGAATACTTCATTTTATACAATGAATTATAGAATATATATGTATAACTTTTCTAggcttcatttttggaatgaagtccATCCTATAACATGAACTATAAAATCAAATATCTGTAAGTTTTCTAggcttcattccaaaaatgaagtccattctataaCATGAACTATAGAATCAATATCTATAACTTTTTTAggcttcattccaaaaatgaagtccattctgtaACATGAACTGTAGAATCAATACCTATaaattttctagacttcattccaaaaatgaagtcctTTATGTATAATAGACTATAGAAAACTAATCAAAGTAGAAactaatcaaaaagaaaacagtTAGTTATCCAGAAAAGTACCTTGGTTCCCATTCACACCAGTGGCAGCCATCAATGTTCCCTTGAATCTCCCAGTGAGAAATGTTGCATCACAGTAAAGCATATGGCGAATAAACCTGTATCCTTCGATACATGCAGCAAAACATatgaaaatcctctcaaaccGTTTAGTCTCTTTATTATACTCAAACTTAATATAGCTGCCAGGATTGGTAGCCTTTATTGCTTCAACATACCAAATAAGATATGTATAACTTTTTACATCATCGCCATATATCTCTTCCTTAGATGCTTCCTTAACTTTATAAGCATGATGGTATTTTATGTTTATACCGTAACAACTCTTCACCTGAGCAACCATGTCATTAGGCTTTATCGACGGATTTGACTGTATTTGATCCTTGAATATATGtttaatcaatttcttcttcacaggAGGATCCTTCAGCTTATAAGCACCACTACATTTATGCTCCCCATTGAATTCCTTGATAGCAAAGACATTTTTCGCGGTATCAATTGGAATACATTGCAGATACCAAGGACATTCTGCATTCCTACCACACTTTACTGTGAACCTAAGTCTGTCATTCTTAACCTTTGTAACTGAATAACCAGACTTGCTGCAATATTTGTTGACAGCTAACCGAACCTCTTCAACACCACCATGAAAAACTTGACCAACACCTTTAAAAATGTCCTCCCAACCGTCAGATAAAAGAGGTTTTAATTGCTCATGACTTTCCTTCAGGTATTTAATCTTTGAAGTCTCAATGAACCCACTACATAATTCATCGTCACTGAGCGACTGCGTGGAAATACCAGATGAAGAGCTGGAAGCACAACCATTAGAAACCTCCTCAACAAACAAATCAAAACTTTCCAATTCCTTTGAACAGGTAACAACAATTAGACCTTAAAGAGAATAATCACAGTTGATGACACCTTTATTACAACCTTGGCCATGCCTAAAACTTCTGCTCCGAGGAGTCAAGTTTCTCCAATAATCACAAGCATATATTTTGAGGTCACGCATCATAGTATCTAAAGAAACTTCCAATGGAATACCATCCCCTTTGTTATACACAATTGCATAACACTTAGAAAGGGCCATACTGAAACTGAAAActgaacacacacacacaaaatagTTCATTATTGGAATGAAGCTGAAACAAAATAGATAAACACACACACAAATAGTTCATTAACATCCTAAACAGATAAAACAAAGCATCAACGCTACTGCTTccttaacaaaataaagagttcattccaaGAATGAAGCCTTAACAGAATGACTTCATTCATTAACATCCTAAACAAATAAACAAAAGCAGCAACAATACTTCTTCCATGACAAAAGAATAGTTCATTCTCAGAATGAAGCCGTAACAGAATAGCACTAATAccttcttccttaagaaaataaagagttcattccaaGAATGAAGCCCTAACATAATGACTTCATTCATTAACATCCTAAACAGATAAACCAAGCAGCAACAAGAAGGAACAAAAGAGGAGTTCATTCTTGGAATGAAG
This is a stretch of genomic DNA from Papaver somniferum cultivar HN1 chromosome 1, ASM357369v1, whole genome shotgun sequence. It encodes these proteins:
- the LOC113353317 gene encoding uncharacterized protein LOC113353317, producing the protein MCNTIQNQKIVAGKVIQRGSEITGKVVSPLTGRRSKSRTKNQTKSIEGDFFSFSMALSKCYAIVYNKGDGLIVVTCSKELESFDLFVEEVSNGCASSSSSGISTQSLSDDELCSGFIETSKIKYLKESHEQLKPLLSDGWEDIFKGVGQVFHGGVEEVRLAVNKYCSKSGYSVTKVKNDRLRFTVKCGRNAECPWYLQCIPIDTAKNVFAIKEFNGEHKCSGAYKLKDPPVKKKLIKHIFKDQIQSNPSIKPNDMVAQVKSCYGINIKYHHAYKVKEASKEEIYGDDVKSYTYLIWYVEAIKATNPGSYIKFEYNKETKRFERIFICFAACIEGYRFIRHMLYCDATFLTGRFKGTLMAATGVNGNQGFFPFAFVLVPSEDIEGWEWFMENLQHCVDPRPIIFITDRHEGLKQSIPKYFPNSYHSFCFYHLKNNLPIKKGHEKYKQVLDLFHKDACCYSVSKYESALNEMCTIGCGWVEKFIRNIDPKHWENAFFVGCRYGTHSSSIAESFSN